The Brachionichthys hirsutus isolate HB-005 chromosome 8, CSIRO-AGI_Bhir_v1, whole genome shotgun sequence genome contains a region encoding:
- the inka2 gene encoding PAK4-inhibitor INKA2: protein MESPLSKPECKNMDACLRRLKQELVSMKEAGDGLHTQMNSMMGALQELKLLQVQTALENLNVSGRPINRGLPRPAPPASPEAPATASPTAGDHHRTCFSQMIPDEPGLSPFPSTRSSLKSGNSCSLDDRSPSQNRSSLGHSSSSASSLDSENETNERSMRSLPSMHELESIPKRWSGYAAPQVDFYGPTVGNPLPEPYPAPQDLHHAQLVDLPGILYNLSREGPSLDSDYSKDSTDNDSDWTSSLMSGGRNRQPLVLGDNVFADLVGNWLDLPEVEREEEEEEDGRSEDRMLDLGVDRPDTPAHPLRLSRSQEICRKISLTTNIFKKFLRSVRPDRDKLLKERPGWMAPELSESDLFKRPKKLAPKSSKHCFYLPFWANGQQSKGRPFPQRCETDRSHHYQLPQVHQQQFAGVYIDRGQSETGLNKMQPLFDYNTAVWV from the exons atggaATCGCCGCTCTCCAAACCAGAATGCAAAAACATGGACGCGTGTCTGAGACGACTGAAGCAAGAGCTG gtgtCCATGAAAGAAGCCGGCGATGGCCTCCACACTCAGATGAATTCAATGATGGGAGCCCTTCAGGAACTGAAGCTCCTACAGGTTCAGACAGCGCTAGAAAACCTTAATGTTTCAGGTCGACCCATTAACCGAGGACTCCCACGCCCCGCTCCGCCAGCTTCACCTGAAGCACCAGCTACAGCGTCTCCGACTGCAGGCGATCATCACAGGACTTGTTTTAGTCAAATGATTCCCGACGAACCTGGCCTGAGTCCGTTTCCAAGTACGAGGTCCTCTCTGAAGAGCGGAAACTCCTGCAGCCTTGATGACAGGAGTCCATCTCAAAACAGAAGCAGCCTAGGACACTCCTCGTCCTCGGCGTCCAGCCTTGACAGTGAGAACGAGACGAATGAAAGAAGCATGAGGAGTCTACCGAGCATGCATGAGCTCGAGTCTATACCCAAGAGGTGGTCGGGATACGCTGCTCCACAAGTGGATTTCTATGGGCCAACGGTGGGTAACCCTCTACCCGAGCCCTATCCAGCTCCTCAAGATCTCCACCACGCTCAGTTGGTGGACCTTCCTGGGATCCTGTACAACCTCTCCCGAGAgggcccgtctctggacagcgACTACTCCAAGGACAGCACAGACAATGACAGTGACTGGACTTCTTCCCTTATGAGTGGCGGCCGCAACCGTCAGCCCTTGGTGCTCGGTGACAATGTCTTCGCTGACCTTGTGGGCAACTGGCTGGACTTGCCAGAGgtggagagggaagaggaggaggaggaagacgggaggAGTGAGGACAGGATGCTGGATTTAGGGGTGGACAGACCAGACACTCCGGCTCACCCTCTGCGGCTCAGCCGCTCACAGGAGATCTGCAGGAAGATTTCATTGACTACAAACATCTTCAAGAAGTTCCTTCGCAGCGTCAGGCCGGACAGGGACAAGCTGCTCAAGGAGAGACCTGGCTGGATGGCCCCCGAACTGTCGGAGAGTGACCTCTTCAAAAGGCCAAAGAAACTGGCCCCTAAGAGTTCCAAACACTGCTTTTACCTGCCGTTTTGGGCGAATGGACAGCAGAGCAAAGGTAGACCATTCCCCCAGCGATGCGAGACGGACAGGAGCCACCATTACCAGTTGCCCCAGGTCCACCAGCAGCAATTTGCAGGAGTTTATATAGACAGGGGACAGTCGGAGACTGGTCTGAACAAAATGCAGCCGCTGTTTGACTACAACACAgctgtgtgggtgtga